From Centropristis striata isolate RG_2023a ecotype Rhode Island chromosome 16, C.striata_1.0, whole genome shotgun sequence, a single genomic window includes:
- the ktn1 gene encoding kinectin isoform X6 — protein sequence MKDKSRMAVDIYDSQYLLILAPSLVIALMFLFFWLFMKETSYDEVLARQKRDLKLPPSKPDTRKKNEKKKSKKKESASGGGGGGGGESEEDLRDFDAADGANSSTLEVEEEPEPVATPDPAPPTPIPYVPVSVTPEAPAGLRERKKKEKKAAKAAAAAAAAAAAAAAAAAAAPSSEEPEVNGSKMVSRKTEPSLAAGKQSSPPSPQLEVQVQVQAAQAPVQAQTPPQISGKKKEKKKQKAEPVAVDDQQPEVKAEQVPAPVKKEAPIVAETKVLDGATPSATSGKKKNSAKKQKTEHVDEAHVLADSAASANHQAGHNDDVPSKGSGKKQKNETDKENTEVKLKELLSGLSSLALSEAEAVSVMALLREKSPNALDAWHKSAARPDPAAQERERLLTTLQEEASIAKDKVKQLSQELQVEKQKTGRVEAMMREQRAAMEKELGSMQGKAQGSYQEIQTMQIKFQQVREQLESQITRLQQENGILRDAVSSATNQMESKNSAELNKLRSEYAGLMKELADNNSKLQQEEHQRKSLEVSYKQNVSQLEAQLQDAKRRWEELQNFLHNVNAEREKLQGSKQELHSQLLAVETEMNNKNKEIQTLHSSLTEAMVSKERLEQRVMELMDMSQHSMPDDSMQARVQDLMNENKGLQAQSETLQVQNETLQAQISSQVTHVSHIEELQKLLADKELQRKSLEDSLNAERSSAAARETNMQALHNENMSMKAEVQNLQAQIADQTASQLVLDQFQKSAKEKEDNMKTVEDLLEKGLIEVANKEEELQALREENEALKQEAEALKRKMEEQASSESIVEELQSQIQEKDVKLKSMEESLQTAQESSSTRGKTVEGLELQLAALQEEMEQRRQKDTSQELTSSDAQLQQLQAELTAKDREIQMLQAELEARTKDLGEKVEQIQQQQSHTAAPSTELLTALSEKEKQVSDLQGELAELRDSLELHRKKNNENQTALAMCQAECRDVLHRLLPHVPLPSEQNHQEWLHRFEGAVAESSAAQSTPASGDSVELAEKLKEAEDAQRILQKDCETYKKVLAETEGILQRLQNSVEQEESRWRVKLELSQGELREMSQKVTALEQEIERLTDGAELENLRREKQHLESELERAERESATYVTEVRELKDLLTELQTRLDGSYTEAIRQNEELNLLKTRLTETLSKLETEENERQKVAGDLYTAQQSLDLIQGELSKVTDNADDLIENSSLSSQREEIDRKEKMTAGLNQTVRELQQLLQDVSRQLTKRQEGEADKDLPKV from the exons ATGAAAGACAAATCGAG AATGGCGGTGGATATCTACGACTCTCAGTACCTGCTTATCCTGGCCCCTTCCCTGGTCATCGCCCTCATGTTCCTCTTCTTCTGGCTCTTCATGAAGGAAACGTCCTATGATGAGGTGTTGGCTCGGCAGAAACGCGATCTCAAGCTACCACCATCCAAGCCAGACACCCGTAAGaagaatgaaaagaagaagagcaagaagAAGGAGAGTGCcagcggaggaggaggtggaggtggaggagagtcAGAAGAGGATCTTCGCGATTTTGATGCGGCTGATGGTGCCAACAGCTCCACTCTGGAGGTCGAGGAGGAACCTGAACCAGTGGCTACACCAGATCCTGCTCCACCAACACCTATTCCGTATGTGCCTGTTTCAGTGACACCTGAAGCTCCTGCTGGtctgagggagagaaagaagaaggagaaaaaggcTGCCAaggccgctgctgctgctgccgccgctgctgctgcagctgcagctgcagctgctgcagctccttcCTCTGAGGAACCTGAAGTGAACGGCTCAAAGATGGTCAGCCGCAAGACGGAGCCATCTCTGGCTGCCGGCAAACAGTCCAGCCCACCCTCTCCCCAGCTTGAGGTTCAGGTCCAGGTCCAAGCCGCTCAGGCTCCTGTTCAGGCTCAGACGCCTCCCCAGATCTCtgggaagaagaaggagaagaagaaacagaaggCAGAGCCTG TTGCAGTGGATGACCAGCAGCCAGAGGTTAAGGCTGAGCAGGTGCCAGCTCCAGTCAAGAAGGAAGCTCCCATTGTGGCTGAAACCAAAGTTCTGGATGGTGCAACCCCAAGTGCTACCAGTGGCAAGAAGAAGAACTCTGCAAAGAAGCAGAAGACTGAGCATG TAGATGAAGCCCATGTTCTGGCTGACTCTGCAGCTTCTGCCAACCACCAGGCAGGCCATAACGATGATGTACCATCCAAAGGGAGTGGCAAGAAACAGAAGAATGAGACAGACAAAG AGAACACAGAGGTGAAGCTGAAGGAGCTGCTGTCCGGTCTGTCCAGCTTGGCTCTGTCAGAGGCCGAGGCTGTCAGCGTGATGGCTCTCCTCCGGGAGAAGAGTCCTAATGCCTTGGATGCCTGGCACAAA TCTGCAGCTAGGCCTGACCCAGCTGCCCAGGAACGTGAGAGACTTCTCACAACTCTGCAGGAGGAGGCTTCCATTGCCAAGGACAAAGTGAAACAGCTCAGCCAG GAGCTTCAGGTTGAGAAGCAGAAGACAGGCCGGGTGGAGGCCATGATGAGAGAGCAACGTGCAGCCATGGAGAAAGAACTGGGCAGCATGCAGGGCAAAGCACAAGGCAGCTACCAGGAGATCCAGACCATGCAGATAAAG TTCCAGCAGGTGAGGGAGCAGCTGGAAAGCCAGATCACTcggctgcagcaggagaacGGCATCCTGAGGGACGCAGTCAGCTCTGCCACCAACCAGATGGAGAGCAA GAATTCAGCCGAGCTGAACAAGCTGCGTTCTGAGTATGCCGGTCTGATGAAAGAGCTGGCAGACAACAACAgcaagctgcagcaggaggagcaccagaggaAGTCACTGGAGGTCAGCTACAAGCAGAACGTGTCCCAGCTGGAG GCCCAACTGCAGGATGCTAAGCGACGTTGGGAAGAACTGCAAAATTTCCTGCACAATGTCaatgctgagagagagaaactccAGGGCTCAAAGCAAG AGCTTCATAGTCAGCTACTGGCAGTGGAGACTGAGATgaacaacaagaacaaggagATTCAGACATTACACAGCAGCCTGACTGAAGCCATGGTTTCTAAAGAGCGACTGGAACAGAGAGTGATGGAGCTCATGGATATGTCCCAGCACAGTATGCCTGATGACTCAATGCAAGCCCGGGTTCAG GATCTTATGAATGAAAACAAAGGTCTTCAGGCCCAGAGCGAGACCCTGCAAGTCCAAAATGAGACCCTGCAGGCCCAGATCTCTTCACAG GTCACCCATGTCTCTCACATTGAGGAGCTACAGAAGCT ATTGGCTGATAAGGAGTTGCAGAGAAAGAGTCTGGAGGATTCTCTAAATGCTGAGAGGAGCAGTGCCGCCGCCAGAGAAACTAATATGCAG GCCTTGCACAATGAAAACATGTCAATGAAAGCAGAGGTTCAGAATCTGCAGGCACAGATTGCTGATCAG ACTGCCTCCCAACTGGTTTTGGACCAGTTCCAAAAAAG TGCCAAGGAGAAGGAAGACAACATGAAAACTGTGGAGGACCTGCTGGAGAAGGGGCTGATCGAGGTGGCCAATAAGGAGGAAGAGCTccag GCTTTAAGGGAAGAAAATGAGGCACTAAAACAAGAAGCTGAGGCCCTAAAGAGAAAGATGGAAGAACAG GCATCTTCAGAGTCGATAGTGGAAGAACTCCAAAGCCA GATCCAAGAGAAAGATGTAAAACTAAAATCGATGGAGGAGAGTCTACAGACGGCACAAGAGAGCAGCTCTACCAGAGGGAAGACTGTTGAG GGTCTGGAGCTGCAGTTGGCTGCCCTGCAGGAAGAGATGGAGCAGCGGAGACAGAAGGACACGTCACAAGAGCTGACCAGTTCTGATGCCCAGCTCCAGCAACTCCAGGCTGA ACTAACAGCAAAGGACCGTGAGATCCAGATGCTGCAGGCTGAGCTGGAGGCTAGGACCAAGGATCTGGGTGAGAAGGTGGAGCAGATACAACAACAG CAGTCCCACACAGCAGCACCAAGCACAGAGCTTCTTACAGC GTTGTCAGAAAAGGAGAAGCAGGTCTCAGATCTGCAGGGTGAGCTGGCTGAGCTGAGGGACTCCCTGGAGCTTCATAGGAAGAAGAACAAC GAGAACCAGACAGCGCTGGCTATGTGTCAGGCTGAGTGTCGAGATGTTCTGCACAGACTTCTGCCCCATGTGCCTCTGCCCAGTGAGCAG AACCATCAGGAGTGGCTCCACAGATTCGAGGGGGCAGTAGCTGAAAGTTCAGCTGCACAATCCACCCCTGCATCAGGGGACTCTGTG GAACTGGCTGAGAAGCTGAAAGAAGCTGAGGATGCCCAAAGGATTCTACAGAAAGACTGTGAGACGTACAAGAAGGTGTTGGCAGAGACG GAGGGCATCCTGCAGCGCCTCCAGAACAGCGTGGAGCAGGAGGAGTCTCGCTGGAGGGTGAAACTGGAGCTATCGCAGGGAGAGCTCAGAGAG ATGAGCCAGAAAGTCACAGCTCTGGAGCAAGAGATCGAGAGACTAACTGATGGAGCCGAGTTGGAAAAT CTTAGAAGAGAAAAGCAGCATTTGGAGTCTGAGTTGGAGAGGGCGGAGCGTGAGAGCGCCACCTATGTAACGGAGGTCAGAGAG CTCAAAGATCTGTTGACTGAATTGCAGACCAGGCTTGATGGCTCATATACAGAGGCTATCAGACAGAATGAGGAGCTAAATTTG CTGAAAACTCGGCTCACTGAGACTCTGTCCAAGTTGGAGACGGAAGAGAACGAGAGGCAAAAGGTGGCTGGTGACCTGTATACG GCCCAGCAGTCTCTTGATCTAATCCAAGGGGAGCTCTCAAAAGTGACGGACAACGCTGACGACCTGATAGAGAATAGCAGTCTGTCGTCACAGAGA GAAGAGATTGACAGAAAGGAGAAAATGACTGCAGGGCTGAACCAAACAGTCAGAGAACTGCAGCAGCTGCTACAAGATGTCAGCCGGCAACTCACCAAGAGACAGGAAGGG GAGGCTGACAAAGATTTGCCCAAGGTATAG
- the ktn1 gene encoding kinectin isoform X4, whose product MAVDIYDSQYLLILAPSLVIALMFLFFWLFMKETSYDEVLARQKRDLKLPPSKPDTRKKNEKKKSKKKESASGGGGGGGGESEEDLRDFDAADGANSSTLEVEEEPEPVATPDPAPPTPIPYVPVSVTPEAPAGLRERKKKEKKAAKAAAAAAAAAAAAAAAAAAAPSSEEPEVNGSKMVSRKTEPSLAAGKQSSPPSPQLEVQVQVQAAQAPVQAQTPPQISGKKKEKKKQKAEPVAVDDQQPEVKAEQVPAPVKKEAPIVAETKVLDGATPSATSGKKKNSAKKQKTEHVDEAHVLADSAASANHQAGHNDDVPSKGSGKKQKNETDKENTEVKLKELLSGLSSLALSEAEAVSVMALLREKSPNALDAWHKSAARPDPAAQERERLLTTLQEEASIAKDKVKQLSQELQVEKQKTGRVEAMMREQRAAMEKELGSMQGKAQGSYQEIQTMQIKFQQVREQLESQITRLQQENGILRDAVSSATNQMESKNSAELNKLRSEYAGLMKELADNNSKLQQEEHQRKSLEVSYKQNVSQLEAQLQDAKRRWEELQNFLHNVNAEREKLQGSKQELHSQLLAVETEMNNKNKEIQTLHSSLTEAMVSKERLEQRVMELMDMSQHSMPDDSMQARVQDLMNENKGLQAQSETLQVQNETLQAQISSQVTHVSHIEELQKLLADKELQRKSLEDSLNAERSSAAARETNMQALHNENMSMKAEVQNLQAQIADQTASQLVLDQFQKSAKEKEDNMKTVEDLLEKGLIEVANKEEELQALREENEALKQEAEALKRKMEEQASSESIVEELQSQIQEKDVKLKSMEESLQTAQESSSTRGKTVEGLELQLAALQEEMEQRRQKDTSQELTSSDAQLQQLQAELTAKDREIQMLQAELEARTKDLGEKVEQIQQQQSHTAAPSTELLTALSEKEKQVSDLQGELAELRDSLELHRKKNNELREKNWSAMEALSATESILQGKLSKAVKENQTALAMCQAECRDVLHRLLPHVPLPSEQNHQEWLHRFEGAVAESSAAQSTPASGDSVELAEKLKEAEDAQRILQKDCETYKKVLAETEGILQRLQNSVEQEESRWRVKLELSQGELREMSQKVTALEQEIERLTDGAELENLRREKQHLESELERAERESATYVTEVRELKDLLTELQTRLDGSYTEAIRQNEELNLLKTRLTETLSKLETEENERQKVAGDLYTAQQSLDLIQGELSKVTDNADDLIENSSLSSQREEIDRKEKMTAGLNQTVRELQQLLQDVSRQLTKRQEGEADKDLPKV is encoded by the exons ATGGCGGTGGATATCTACGACTCTCAGTACCTGCTTATCCTGGCCCCTTCCCTGGTCATCGCCCTCATGTTCCTCTTCTTCTGGCTCTTCATGAAGGAAACGTCCTATGATGAGGTGTTGGCTCGGCAGAAACGCGATCTCAAGCTACCACCATCCAAGCCAGACACCCGTAAGaagaatgaaaagaagaagagcaagaagAAGGAGAGTGCcagcggaggaggaggtggaggtggaggagagtcAGAAGAGGATCTTCGCGATTTTGATGCGGCTGATGGTGCCAACAGCTCCACTCTGGAGGTCGAGGAGGAACCTGAACCAGTGGCTACACCAGATCCTGCTCCACCAACACCTATTCCGTATGTGCCTGTTTCAGTGACACCTGAAGCTCCTGCTGGtctgagggagagaaagaagaaggagaaaaaggcTGCCAaggccgctgctgctgctgccgccgctgctgctgcagctgcagctgcagctgctgcagctccttcCTCTGAGGAACCTGAAGTGAACGGCTCAAAGATGGTCAGCCGCAAGACGGAGCCATCTCTGGCTGCCGGCAAACAGTCCAGCCCACCCTCTCCCCAGCTTGAGGTTCAGGTCCAGGTCCAAGCCGCTCAGGCTCCTGTTCAGGCTCAGACGCCTCCCCAGATCTCtgggaagaagaaggagaagaagaaacagaaggCAGAGCCTG TTGCAGTGGATGACCAGCAGCCAGAGGTTAAGGCTGAGCAGGTGCCAGCTCCAGTCAAGAAGGAAGCTCCCATTGTGGCTGAAACCAAAGTTCTGGATGGTGCAACCCCAAGTGCTACCAGTGGCAAGAAGAAGAACTCTGCAAAGAAGCAGAAGACTGAGCATG TAGATGAAGCCCATGTTCTGGCTGACTCTGCAGCTTCTGCCAACCACCAGGCAGGCCATAACGATGATGTACCATCCAAAGGGAGTGGCAAGAAACAGAAGAATGAGACAGACAAAG AGAACACAGAGGTGAAGCTGAAGGAGCTGCTGTCCGGTCTGTCCAGCTTGGCTCTGTCAGAGGCCGAGGCTGTCAGCGTGATGGCTCTCCTCCGGGAGAAGAGTCCTAATGCCTTGGATGCCTGGCACAAA TCTGCAGCTAGGCCTGACCCAGCTGCCCAGGAACGTGAGAGACTTCTCACAACTCTGCAGGAGGAGGCTTCCATTGCCAAGGACAAAGTGAAACAGCTCAGCCAG GAGCTTCAGGTTGAGAAGCAGAAGACAGGCCGGGTGGAGGCCATGATGAGAGAGCAACGTGCAGCCATGGAGAAAGAACTGGGCAGCATGCAGGGCAAAGCACAAGGCAGCTACCAGGAGATCCAGACCATGCAGATAAAG TTCCAGCAGGTGAGGGAGCAGCTGGAAAGCCAGATCACTcggctgcagcaggagaacGGCATCCTGAGGGACGCAGTCAGCTCTGCCACCAACCAGATGGAGAGCAA GAATTCAGCCGAGCTGAACAAGCTGCGTTCTGAGTATGCCGGTCTGATGAAAGAGCTGGCAGACAACAACAgcaagctgcagcaggaggagcaccagaggaAGTCACTGGAGGTCAGCTACAAGCAGAACGTGTCCCAGCTGGAG GCCCAACTGCAGGATGCTAAGCGACGTTGGGAAGAACTGCAAAATTTCCTGCACAATGTCaatgctgagagagagaaactccAGGGCTCAAAGCAAG AGCTTCATAGTCAGCTACTGGCAGTGGAGACTGAGATgaacaacaagaacaaggagATTCAGACATTACACAGCAGCCTGACTGAAGCCATGGTTTCTAAAGAGCGACTGGAACAGAGAGTGATGGAGCTCATGGATATGTCCCAGCACAGTATGCCTGATGACTCAATGCAAGCCCGGGTTCAG GATCTTATGAATGAAAACAAAGGTCTTCAGGCCCAGAGCGAGACCCTGCAAGTCCAAAATGAGACCCTGCAGGCCCAGATCTCTTCACAG GTCACCCATGTCTCTCACATTGAGGAGCTACAGAAGCT ATTGGCTGATAAGGAGTTGCAGAGAAAGAGTCTGGAGGATTCTCTAAATGCTGAGAGGAGCAGTGCCGCCGCCAGAGAAACTAATATGCAG GCCTTGCACAATGAAAACATGTCAATGAAAGCAGAGGTTCAGAATCTGCAGGCACAGATTGCTGATCAG ACTGCCTCCCAACTGGTTTTGGACCAGTTCCAAAAAAG TGCCAAGGAGAAGGAAGACAACATGAAAACTGTGGAGGACCTGCTGGAGAAGGGGCTGATCGAGGTGGCCAATAAGGAGGAAGAGCTccag GCTTTAAGGGAAGAAAATGAGGCACTAAAACAAGAAGCTGAGGCCCTAAAGAGAAAGATGGAAGAACAG GCATCTTCAGAGTCGATAGTGGAAGAACTCCAAAGCCA GATCCAAGAGAAAGATGTAAAACTAAAATCGATGGAGGAGAGTCTACAGACGGCACAAGAGAGCAGCTCTACCAGAGGGAAGACTGTTGAG GGTCTGGAGCTGCAGTTGGCTGCCCTGCAGGAAGAGATGGAGCAGCGGAGACAGAAGGACACGTCACAAGAGCTGACCAGTTCTGATGCCCAGCTCCAGCAACTCCAGGCTGA ACTAACAGCAAAGGACCGTGAGATCCAGATGCTGCAGGCTGAGCTGGAGGCTAGGACCAAGGATCTGGGTGAGAAGGTGGAGCAGATACAACAACAG CAGTCCCACACAGCAGCACCAAGCACAGAGCTTCTTACAGC GTTGTCAGAAAAGGAGAAGCAGGTCTCAGATCTGCAGGGTGAGCTGGCTGAGCTGAGGGACTCCCTGGAGCTTCATAGGAAGAAGAACAAC GAGCTTCGGGAGAAAAACTGGAGTGCAATGGAAGCTCTGTCAGCCACCGAGTCCATACTTCAAGGGAAACTCAGCAAAGCTGTCAAG GAGAACCAGACAGCGCTGGCTATGTGTCAGGCTGAGTGTCGAGATGTTCTGCACAGACTTCTGCCCCATGTGCCTCTGCCCAGTGAGCAG AACCATCAGGAGTGGCTCCACAGATTCGAGGGGGCAGTAGCTGAAAGTTCAGCTGCACAATCCACCCCTGCATCAGGGGACTCTGTG GAACTGGCTGAGAAGCTGAAAGAAGCTGAGGATGCCCAAAGGATTCTACAGAAAGACTGTGAGACGTACAAGAAGGTGTTGGCAGAGACG GAGGGCATCCTGCAGCGCCTCCAGAACAGCGTGGAGCAGGAGGAGTCTCGCTGGAGGGTGAAACTGGAGCTATCGCAGGGAGAGCTCAGAGAG ATGAGCCAGAAAGTCACAGCTCTGGAGCAAGAGATCGAGAGACTAACTGATGGAGCCGAGTTGGAAAAT CTTAGAAGAGAAAAGCAGCATTTGGAGTCTGAGTTGGAGAGGGCGGAGCGTGAGAGCGCCACCTATGTAACGGAGGTCAGAGAG CTCAAAGATCTGTTGACTGAATTGCAGACCAGGCTTGATGGCTCATATACAGAGGCTATCAGACAGAATGAGGAGCTAAATTTG CTGAAAACTCGGCTCACTGAGACTCTGTCCAAGTTGGAGACGGAAGAGAACGAGAGGCAAAAGGTGGCTGGTGACCTGTATACG GCCCAGCAGTCTCTTGATCTAATCCAAGGGGAGCTCTCAAAAGTGACGGACAACGCTGACGACCTGATAGAGAATAGCAGTCTGTCGTCACAGAGA GAAGAGATTGACAGAAAGGAGAAAATGACTGCAGGGCTGAACCAAACAGTCAGAGAACTGCAGCAGCTGCTACAAGATGTCAGCCGGCAACTCACCAAGAGACAGGAAGGG GAGGCTGACAAAGATTTGCCCAAGGTATAG